In a genomic window of Allomeiothermus silvanus DSM 9946:
- a CDS encoding diacylglycerol/lipid kinase family protein: MNAAGKAERVLVIHNEKSGQGDSGLEEFVLELSHYGLTGELRALHPGVSLEELLQDASSFRAVVAAGGDGTVSAVAHALLGSEVPLLPYPAGTANLVALNLGLPTDPAELAQTLLAGQTQPIDLARLSYTDASGNAVTQGFTVAAGVGFDAQVIADSEALKPRFGVGGYVLSALANANAPVARFALQLDGEPYQAEGIGVLIANFAKMQLGLELAPGANAQDGLLEVVILKTRSAAGLVPELLRQLAEKVGLAAPNVSDRLEIHSVKRVRLESDPPLPVQFDGESVDGSPPLEAWVVPERVRFIVPAAPDA; encoded by the coding sequence ATGAATGCTGCCGGCAAAGCTGAGCGGGTGCTGGTTATCCATAACGAAAAGTCCGGGCAGGGCGACTCGGGTTTGGAGGAGTTTGTGCTCGAGTTGAGCCACTACGGTCTCACCGGAGAGCTTCGGGCTTTACACCCCGGAGTTTCCCTGGAAGAACTCTTGCAGGATGCCTCGAGCTTTCGCGCGGTAGTGGCTGCGGGGGGCGACGGCACGGTCTCGGCGGTGGCCCACGCCCTCCTCGGCAGCGAGGTTCCCTTGCTGCCTTACCCGGCAGGCACCGCCAACCTAGTCGCCCTCAACCTGGGTCTGCCGACTGACCCCGCTGAACTCGCCCAGACCCTCCTGGCTGGCCAAACCCAGCCAATCGACCTAGCCCGGCTCAGCTACACCGATGCCTCGGGTAATGCTGTCACGCAAGGGTTCACTGTAGCAGCGGGGGTCGGCTTCGACGCCCAGGTAATCGCCGATTCGGAAGCCCTCAAGCCTCGCTTTGGGGTCGGGGGATATGTGCTCAGCGCCCTCGCCAACGCCAACGCCCCGGTTGCCCGGTTTGCTCTGCAACTCGACGGGGAGCCCTACCAGGCCGAGGGGATCGGGGTGCTGATAGCCAACTTCGCCAAGATGCAACTAGGCCTCGAGTTGGCCCCCGGCGCCAATGCCCAGGACGGCCTCCTCGAGGTGGTGATCCTCAAAACCCGCTCGGCGGCAGGCTTGGTCCCCGAACTGCTGCGCCAACTGGCGGAGAAGGTCGGGCTGGCTGCGCCCAATGTGAGCGACCGGCTGGAGATCCATTCGGTAAAACGGGTGCGGCTCGAGTCCGACCCCCCACTGCCGGTGCAGTTTGATGGGGAAAGTGTGGATGGAAGCCCGCCCCTGGAGGCCTGGGTAGTGCCGGAGCGGGTGCGGTTCATCGTTCCGGCGGCCCCGGACGCTTAG